A portion of the Calliphora vicina chromosome 5, idCalVici1.1, whole genome shotgun sequence genome contains these proteins:
- the LOC135960247 gene encoding juvenile hormone esterase-like isoform X2 — protein MIYVKLLSCCLMLSVILDLALKCLCYADDDPKVCTHDAGCYIGTRMDGYQSGEFDAFMGIPYSFPPARFENIVDPLPVMVYIFGGGFFAGSSSPIFVGPEYIMDHGNIILVTFGYRLGAFGFLSTGDDILPGNLGLKDQNMALRWVYSYIGFFGGDRYRVTLFGQSAGAVSAHMHMLSKISQHLFYGIIAISGTANVPFNIDETPEYTFRQTAKYANISNWDTKSTERLAYELQNVHPYVLLNAGDGLKYWDVDNMVNYRPVIEKPGPFAFLDKHPVKSMRSGDYTPVPIMFGRVPKEGGVRVVAIMESDKLRNEFNAHFNDYLRRFLEFPKNFTVSQQIEKVNLVIKEYFDDVRELNNQTREGFMDMVTDRGFYHPLYHAVKMFVNRIDTTKNPLYMYEFNYLGSYTYAHFYAGHVTDYEYGVVHCDDLVYLFRAPRIIPDFDKGSVEAGVIKEYVGDLVHFAQLRRPKVHKKFRECNRDTFYPGEGKICDYHEFINGMDFTSLDIKINDAFDTRRMKFWDDILDPKKHMY, from the exons ATGATCTACGTAAAATTATTGTCATGTTGCTTAATGTTAAGTGTGATCCTTGATTTGGCATTAAAATGCCTATGTTATGCTGATGATGATCCAAAAGTTTGTACACATGATGCTGGGTGTTATATTGGCACACGTATGGACGGATATCAATCTGGTGAATTTGATGCATTTATGGGAATTCCATATTCATTTCCACCTGCACGATTCGAA AATATTGTAGATCCGTTACCCGTTATGGTTTATATATTTGGAGGCGGGTTTTTCGCTGGATCATCTAGTCCGATTTTTGTCGGCCCCGAATATATAATGGATCATGGCAATATCATACTGGTAACGTTTGGCTATCGTTTGGGCGCATTTGGTTTCCTATCAACTGGTGACGATATACTTCCCGGAAATTTGGGCTTAAAAGATCAAAATATGGCCCTAAGGTGGGTGTATTCATACATCGGGTTTTTCGGTGGCGATCGCTATCGTGTTACATTGTTTGGACAAAGTGCGGGAGCAGTATCGGCCCATATGCACATGTTGAGCAAAATATCACAACATTTATTCTATGGCATTATAGCCATAAGTGGAACGGCCAATGTACCATTTAATATCGATGAAACGCCTGAGTATACGTTTAGACAGACAGCCAAATATGCTAATATATCAAATTGGGATACAAAGAGTACTGAAAGATTGGCATACGAACTGCAGAATGTGCACCCATATGTACTGTTAAATGCCGGCGATGGTTTAAAATACTGGGATGTGGATAATATGGTCAACTATAGGCCAGTTATTGAGAAACCGGGTCCTTTTGCATTTTTAGACAAACATCCTGTTAAATCTATGCGTTCTGGTGATTATACGCCAGTGCCCATAATGTTTGGTCGTGTACCAAAGGAAGGCGGTGTTCGGGTGGTAGCCATTATGGAGTCTGATAAATTAAGAAATGAGTTCAATGCACATTTTAATGATTATTTGAGAAGATTTCTGGAATTTCCAAAGAACTTTACCGTTTCACAGCAGATCGAAAAAGTGAATTTGGTAATAAAAGAATATTTTGATGATGTAAGAGAATTAAATAATCAAACGAGGGAGGGATTTATGGAT ATGGTTACAGATCGTGGTTTTTATCATCCCCTTTACCATGCGgttaaaatgtttgtcaatCGGATAGATACAACTAAAAACCCTCtttatatgtatgaatttaATTATCTCGGAAGCTATACATATGCCCATTTTTATGCCGGTCATGTAACCGATTACGAGTATGGTGTAGTTCACTGTGATGATCTCGTCTATTTGTTTAGGGCGCCTCGTATAATTCCCGATTTTGATAAGGGTTCAGTGGAAGCAGGTGTTATTAAAGAGTATGTAGGTGATTTAGTTCATTTTGCTCAGCTAAG GAGACCAAAAGTTCATAAAAAATTCAGGGAGTGCAACAGGGATACATTTTATCCCGGAGAAGGGAAAATATGTGATTATCATGAATTTATTAACGGTATGGATTTTACATCATTagatattaaaattaatgatgCATTTGATACGAGACGTATGAAGTTTTGGGATGATATTTTGGATCCTAAGAAACACatgtattaa
- the LOC135960247 gene encoding juvenile hormone esterase-like isoform X1, with translation MIYVKLLSCCLMLSVILDLALKCLCYADDDPKVCTHDAGCYIGTRMDGYQSGEFDAFMGIPYSFPPARFEAPSRYKSNKTHIVKKLQFDCMQKNYLLPNRPISGSEDCLFLNVYRPLNIVDPLPVMVYIFGGGFFAGSSSPIFVGPEYIMDHGNIILVTFGYRLGAFGFLSTGDDILPGNLGLKDQNMALRWVYSYIGFFGGDRYRVTLFGQSAGAVSAHMHMLSKISQHLFYGIIAISGTANVPFNIDETPEYTFRQTAKYANISNWDTKSTERLAYELQNVHPYVLLNAGDGLKYWDVDNMVNYRPVIEKPGPFAFLDKHPVKSMRSGDYTPVPIMFGRVPKEGGVRVVAIMESDKLRNEFNAHFNDYLRRFLEFPKNFTVSQQIEKVNLVIKEYFDDVRELNNQTREGFMDMVTDRGFYHPLYHAVKMFVNRIDTTKNPLYMYEFNYLGSYTYAHFYAGHVTDYEYGVVHCDDLVYLFRAPRIIPDFDKGSVEAGVIKEYVGDLVHFAQLRRPKVHKKFRECNRDTFYPGEGKICDYHEFINGMDFTSLDIKINDAFDTRRMKFWDDILDPKKHMY, from the exons ATGATCTACGTAAAATTATTGTCATGTTGCTTAATGTTAAGTGTGATCCTTGATTTGGCATTAAAATGCCTATGTTATGCTGATGATGATCCAAAAGTTTGTACACATGATGCTGGGTGTTATATTGGCACACGTATGGACGGATATCAATCTGGTGAATTTGATGCATTTATGGGAATTCCATATTCATTTCCACCTGCACGATTCGAA GCACCAAGTCGttataaaagtaataaaacGCATATAGTCAAGAAATTACAATTTGATTGTAtgcaaaaaaactatttattaccCAATAGACCGATAAGTGGCTCAGAggattgtttgtttttaaatgtttatagaCCACTG AATATTGTAGATCCGTTACCCGTTATGGTTTATATATTTGGAGGCGGGTTTTTCGCTGGATCATCTAGTCCGATTTTTGTCGGCCCCGAATATATAATGGATCATGGCAATATCATACTGGTAACGTTTGGCTATCGTTTGGGCGCATTTGGTTTCCTATCAACTGGTGACGATATACTTCCCGGAAATTTGGGCTTAAAAGATCAAAATATGGCCCTAAGGTGGGTGTATTCATACATCGGGTTTTTCGGTGGCGATCGCTATCGTGTTACATTGTTTGGACAAAGTGCGGGAGCAGTATCGGCCCATATGCACATGTTGAGCAAAATATCACAACATTTATTCTATGGCATTATAGCCATAAGTGGAACGGCCAATGTACCATTTAATATCGATGAAACGCCTGAGTATACGTTTAGACAGACAGCCAAATATGCTAATATATCAAATTGGGATACAAAGAGTACTGAAAGATTGGCATACGAACTGCAGAATGTGCACCCATATGTACTGTTAAATGCCGGCGATGGTTTAAAATACTGGGATGTGGATAATATGGTCAACTATAGGCCAGTTATTGAGAAACCGGGTCCTTTTGCATTTTTAGACAAACATCCTGTTAAATCTATGCGTTCTGGTGATTATACGCCAGTGCCCATAATGTTTGGTCGTGTACCAAAGGAAGGCGGTGTTCGGGTGGTAGCCATTATGGAGTCTGATAAATTAAGAAATGAGTTCAATGCACATTTTAATGATTATTTGAGAAGATTTCTGGAATTTCCAAAGAACTTTACCGTTTCACAGCAGATCGAAAAAGTGAATTTGGTAATAAAAGAATATTTTGATGATGTAAGAGAATTAAATAATCAAACGAGGGAGGGATTTATGGAT ATGGTTACAGATCGTGGTTTTTATCATCCCCTTTACCATGCGgttaaaatgtttgtcaatCGGATAGATACAACTAAAAACCCTCtttatatgtatgaatttaATTATCTCGGAAGCTATACATATGCCCATTTTTATGCCGGTCATGTAACCGATTACGAGTATGGTGTAGTTCACTGTGATGATCTCGTCTATTTGTTTAGGGCGCCTCGTATAATTCCCGATTTTGATAAGGGTTCAGTGGAAGCAGGTGTTATTAAAGAGTATGTAGGTGATTTAGTTCATTTTGCTCAGCTAAG GAGACCAAAAGTTCATAAAAAATTCAGGGAGTGCAACAGGGATACATTTTATCCCGGAGAAGGGAAAATATGTGATTATCATGAATTTATTAACGGTATGGATTTTACATCATTagatattaaaattaatgatgCATTTGATACGAGACGTATGAAGTTTTGGGATGATATTTTGGATCCTAAGAAACACatgtattaa
- the LOC135960248 gene encoding juvenile hormone esterase-like, which translates to MIYIKLLSCCLLATVIFDLTLQCLNDDPKVCLPDAGCYIGKSMDGYQIRKFQAFLGIPYASPANRFEPANRYVSNKTHTVKEEKPDCLQKNYLLPSKPITGSEDCLYLNLYRPILTDNQSNLNVMVYIYGGGFFAGTANPIMTGPEYIMDHGDVILVTFGYRLGAFGFLSTGDEVLPGNVGQKDQVMALTWVSDNIAYFGGDRLRVTLFGQSAGAVSAHMHMLSKMSQNLFYAVIAISGTANVPFGIDETPEHTFRQTARYSNITDWDTLNTTALVKLLQNAKANTVLHAGDHLKYWDIDNMVNYRPVIEKPGKNSFLDQHPDEFLQSGNYEAVPIMFGTVPNEGGVRVVAIMESDDLRERFNKNFYELMVKFLEFPSKFNTSQIDQKMDMILKEYFNGVKKLSNETKKGFMDLVTDRGFHHPLYNALKMFVDKKRTDLTPAFMYIFNYLGTYTYANVYAGHATGHEYGVVHRDDLIYLLRSPLIFPNIENNSTEANVIKNYVNDLVYFAQWRQPKSLQPFTPCNKSSFYPAEGKICQYQEFVNGDNGTLVIKLNDEFNTRRMKFWDNILK; encoded by the exons ATgatctacataaaattattatcaTGTTGTTTACTCGCAACTGTGATCTTTGATTTGACATTACAATGCCTAAATGATGATCCAAAAGTTTGTTTACCTGATGCCGGTTGCTATATTGGCAAATCCATGGATGGttatcaaataagaaaatttcagGCATTTCTTGGCATACCATATGCATCTCCAGCTAACCGATTTGAA cCAGCAAATCGttatgtaagtaataaaacaCACACAGTCAAGGAAGAAAAACCCGACTGTTTGCAAAAAAACTACTTACTACCTAGTAAACCGATAACTGGCAGTGAGGATTGTTTGTATTTGAATCTGTATAGACCAATTTTAACG GACAATCAAAGTAATTTAAACGTTATGGTCTATATATATGGCGGAGGGTTTTTCGCTGGAACAGCTAATCCAATTATGACCGGCCCGGAATATATAATGGACCATGGCGATGTCATACTAGTAACATTTGGCTATCGTTTGGGTGCATTTGGTTTCCTATCAACTGGTGACGAAGTACTTCCCGGAAATGTTGGCCAAAAAGATCAAGTTATGGCCCTAACGTGGGTGTCTGACAATATAGCTTACTTCGGTGGCGATCGGCTTCGTGTTACATTGTTTGGCCAAAGTGCGGGAGCAGTATCGGCCCATATGCACATGTTGAGCAAAATGTCGCAAAATTTATTCTATGCCGTAATAGCAATAAGTGGAACAGCCAATGTACCATTCGGTATTGATGAAACACCCGAACATACGTTTAGACAGACAGCTCGATATAGTAACATAACCGATTGGGATACATTGAATACAACAGCATTGGTAAAGCTCTTGCAGAATGCGAAAGCAAATACTGTACTTCATGCCGGAgatcatttaaaatattgggATATCGATAATATGGTCAACTATAGACCAGTAATAGAAAAACCTGGTAAAAATTCTTTTCTAGACCAACATCCCGATGAATTTTTACAGAGTGGTAATTATGAGGCAGTGCCCATAATGTTTGGTACCGTACCAAATGAGGGCGGTGTTCGGGTTGTGGCTATTATGGAATCGGATGACTTAAGGGAAaggtttaataagaatttttatgaattgatggtgaaatttttggaatttccaTCGAAATTTAATACTTCACAGATTGACCAGAAAATGGATATGATATTAAAGGAATATTTTAATGGagttaaaaaattaagcaaTGAAACTAAGAAGGGATTTATGGAT CTTGTTACAGATCGTGGCTTCCATCATCCCCTTTACAATGctctcaaaatgtttgttgaTAAAAAACGGACTGATCTTACACCTGcctttatgtacatatttaattatCTCGGAACCTATACATATGCCAATGTGTATGCAGGTCATGCAACCGGTCATGAGTACGGTGTAGTTCACCGTGATGATCTCATCTATTTGTTAAGGTCACCTCTTATATTTCCCAATATTGAGAATAATTCAACAGAAGCAAATGTCATTAAGAATTATGTAAATGATCTTGTGTATTTTGCTCAATGGAG ACAACCCAAATCTTTACAACCCTTTACACCGTGCAACAAGTCATCATTTTATCCAGCAGAGGGGAAAATATGTCAATATCAAGAATTTGTTAATGGCGATAATGGTACTTTGGTTATAAAACTGAATGATGAGTTTAATACGCGACGTATGAAGTTTTgggataatattttgaaataa